Proteins encoded together in one Yersinia mollaretii ATCC 43969 window:
- the hemX gene encoding uroporphyrinogen-III C-methyltransferase codes for MTEQNTPSAPVEETTTAVERHQQPAPEDRRGKQTGPILGAIAIALAIALGAGLYYYGQQQAQSQDAATLALQEQLAELKQSQLQEKQQLESLLQQQGKALEAADRQQTSLIRQLNELQEKVATISGSDAKTWLLAQADFLVKMAGRKLWSDQDVTTAATLLKSADASLADMNDPSLIDVRRALTEDISTLSAVSQVDFDGIILKLNQLSNQVDNLRLADNNIDDSPMDADSDELSSSLSEWRQNLTKSWHSFMSDFITIRRRDSSAEPLLAPNQDVYLRENIRSRLLVAAQAVPRHQDEVYKQSLETISTWVRAYFDVNDPSTKAFLDELESLSQQSISMDVPDQLKSQPLLEKLMQTRVRNLLAQAPAAAQGE; via the coding sequence ATGACGGAACAAAATACCCCATCCGCACCAGTGGAAGAGACAACCACTGCGGTTGAGAGGCACCAACAGCCAGCACCTGAAGACCGCCGGGGAAAACAGACCGGGCCAATTCTGGGGGCTATTGCTATTGCACTGGCTATCGCGCTGGGTGCCGGGCTTTATTATTACGGACAGCAGCAGGCCCAGTCACAAGATGCAGCCACTCTCGCGCTGCAAGAGCAACTGGCGGAACTGAAACAGAGCCAATTGCAGGAGAAACAGCAGCTTGAGTCATTGCTGCAACAGCAAGGCAAGGCGCTGGAAGCGGCCGACCGCCAACAGACGTCACTCATTCGCCAACTCAATGAGTTGCAGGAAAAAGTCGCCACCATTTCAGGCAGCGACGCCAAAACCTGGCTACTGGCACAGGCTGATTTTCTGGTGAAAATGGCGGGTCGCAAATTGTGGAGCGATCAAGATGTCACCACCGCAGCCACCCTATTGAAAAGCGCCGATGCCAGCCTCGCTGACATGAATGATCCCAGCCTTATCGATGTACGCCGCGCCTTGACCGAGGATATCAGCACTCTCTCTGCGGTCAGTCAGGTGGATTTCGACGGCATCATCCTCAAATTAAATCAGCTCTCCAATCAGGTCGATAACCTGCGTCTGGCTGACAACAATATTGATGATTCGCCGATGGATGCCGATAGCGATGAACTGTCGAGTTCATTATCTGAATGGCGTCAGAATTTGACCAAAAGCTGGCACAGCTTTATGTCTGATTTTATTACCATTCGCCGCCGTGATAGCAGCGCTGAACCCCTGCTGGCACCGAATCAGGACGTTTATCTGCGCGAGAATATCCGCTCTCGCCTGTTGGTGGCGGCCCAAGCCGTGCCTCGCCATCAGGATGAAGTGTACAAACAGTCGCTCGAGACTATCTCCACCTGGGTTCGCGCCTATTTTGATGTGAACGACCCCAGCACCAAGGCTTTTCTGGATGAATTAGAGAGCCTGAGCCAGCAATCCATATCAATGGATGTGCCAGATCAATTGAAGAGCCAGCCGCTGCTGGAAAAATTGATGCAAACTCGAGTTCGTAACTTGCTGGCGCAAGCGCCAGCTGCCGCTCAGGGGGAATAA
- the wzyE gene encoding ECA oligosaccharide polymerase, translating into MTLGQFGGLFGVYLMAVIFILILTYQEFRRVRFNFNVLFSMLYLLTFYFGFPLTCMLVFQFGVAVVPVEYLLYAILSSTAFYAIYYVSYKTRLTKPRAQPRTPIFTMNRVETNLTWVLLALVAIGTVGIFFMQNGFLLFKLDSYSKIFSSDVSGVALKRFFYFFIPAMLVVYFLKQDMRAWFFFLASTVAFGILTYVIVGGTRANIIIAFSLFLFIGIVRGWITLWMLAAAGAFGIVGMFWLALKRYGLDVNGAEAFYTFLYLTRDTFSPWENLGLLLQNYDKIDFQGLAPIARDFYVFIPSFLWPERPDLVLNTANYFTWDVLDNHSGLAISPTLIGSLVVMGGVLFIPLGAIVVGLIIKWFDWLYEQGKAEKNRYKAAILQSFCFGAIFNIIVLAREGLDSFVSRVVFFCVIFGACLVLAKLLYWLFDTAGLITQRVQRHVNKPKRLSTPETGNQL; encoded by the coding sequence ATGACACTGGGGCAATTTGGCGGCCTGTTCGGCGTCTACCTGATGGCGGTCATCTTTATCCTGATCTTGACGTATCAGGAGTTTCGGCGCGTCCGCTTTAACTTCAACGTGCTGTTCTCCATGCTCTATCTGCTGACATTCTATTTTGGCTTCCCACTGACCTGCATGTTGGTGTTCCAGTTTGGCGTGGCGGTCGTCCCGGTTGAGTACTTGCTGTATGCGATTCTCTCATCCACCGCGTTTTATGCGATTTACTACGTGAGTTACAAAACACGGCTGACCAAGCCGCGTGCACAGCCGCGCACCCCGATTTTTACCATGAATCGGGTGGAGACCAACCTGACCTGGGTGCTACTGGCACTGGTGGCGATAGGCACCGTGGGCATCTTCTTTATGCAGAATGGTTTCCTGCTGTTTAAGCTGGACTCCTACAGCAAAATCTTCTCCAGTGATGTCTCGGGCGTGGCGTTGAAGCGCTTTTTCTACTTCTTTATCCCGGCCATGCTGGTGGTCTACTTCCTAAAACAGGACATGCGCGCGTGGTTTTTCTTCCTTGCCAGCACGGTGGCCTTTGGCATCCTGACCTATGTGATTGTCGGCGGGACACGCGCTAATATCATTATCGCGTTCTCATTATTCCTGTTTATCGGCATTGTTCGTGGCTGGATAACCCTGTGGATGCTGGCGGCGGCGGGGGCCTTTGGTATTGTGGGGATGTTCTGGCTGGCGCTGAAACGTTATGGGCTGGATGTTAATGGGGCGGAGGCGTTTTACACCTTCCTCTATCTGACGCGGGACACCTTCTCGCCGTGGGAAAACCTCGGGTTGCTGCTACAGAACTACGACAAAATCGATTTCCAAGGCTTAGCGCCGATAGCCCGTGATTTCTATGTGTTTATCCCCAGCTTCCTGTGGCCGGAGCGCCCAGATTTGGTGCTGAATACCGCCAACTACTTTACGTGGGATGTGCTGGATAACCACTCAGGGCTGGCCATCTCCCCGACGCTGATCGGCTCTTTGGTGGTGATGGGCGGGGTGCTGTTTATCCCGCTGGGTGCCATCGTGGTTGGGTTAATCATTAAGTGGTTCGACTGGCTTTACGAGCAGGGCAAGGCAGAGAAAAATCGCTACAAAGCCGCTATTCTGCAAAGTTTCTGTTTTGGTGCGATATTTAACATCATCGTCTTGGCACGGGAAGGTTTAGACTCCTTTGTCTCGCGTGTGGTGTTTTTCTGCGTGATTTTTGGTGCCTGTCTGGTACTGGCAAAATTGTTGTACTGGTTGTTCGATACGGCAGGTTTGATAACACAGCGGGTTCAGCGTCATGTTAACAAGCCTAAGCGCCTGTCCACGCCTGAAACGGGCAATCAACTGTAA
- a CDS encoding class I adenylate cyclase, translated as MYLYIETLKQRLDAINQLRVDRALAAMGPAFQKVYSLLPTLLHHHHPLMPGYLDGNVPHGVCIFTPNETQQDYLSEVEAKWGAPLEQSVGGELPITGVYSMGSTSSIGQCHTSDLDIWVCHQAWLDTEERHRLQQKCSLLEKWAASMGVEVSFFLIDENRFRHNASGSLGGEDCGSTQHILLLDEFYRSAVRLAGKRILWNMVPVEEENNYDDYVLSLYAQGVLTPNEWLDLGGLSTLSAEEYFGASLWQLYKSIDSPYKAVLKTLLLEAYSWEYPNSQLLAMEIKQRLHAGEIVAFGLDAYCMMLDRVTRYLTQINDTTRLNLVRRCFYLKVCEKLSRTPASIGWRREILSQLVSEWGWSKESLEVLDNRANWKIERVREAHNELLDAMMQSYRNLIRFARRNNLSVSASPQDIGVLTRKLYAAFEALPGKVTLVNPQISPDLSEEHLTFIHVPAGRANRPGWYLYNQAPLMDTIVSHQPLEYNRYLNKLVSWAYFNGLLTSKTRLHIKSANLCNTTKLQELVTDISHHFPLRLPAPTPKALYSPCEIRHLAIIVNLEHDPTAAFRNQVVHFDFRKLDVFSFGEQQQCLVGSIDLLYRNSWNEVRTLHFSGEQAVLEALKTILGKMHQDAAPPESVDVFCYSQHLRGLIRTRIQQLVSECIELRLSSTRQEPGRFKAVRVSGQTWGLFFERLSVSVQKLENAVEFYGAISNNKLHGLSIQLETDQIHLPPAVDGFASEGIIQFFFEGTADEKGFNIYILDETNRVEVYHHCEGSKEELVRDVSRFYSSSHDRFTYGSSFINFNLPQFYQIVQLDGRTQVIPFRSNTLSHLYIADKEASAPAQQFQLH; from the coding sequence TTGTACCTCTACATCGAGACACTGAAACAGCGACTGGATGCGATCAACCAATTACGAGTCGATCGCGCCTTGGCGGCCATGGGGCCAGCCTTCCAAAAGGTTTACAGTCTGCTACCGACCCTACTACATCATCATCATCCACTGATGCCGGGCTACCTTGATGGTAACGTTCCCCACGGCGTCTGTATCTTCACGCCTAATGAAACGCAACAGGACTATCTGTCTGAGGTCGAAGCCAAGTGGGGCGCACCTCTAGAGCAGAGTGTCGGCGGCGAACTGCCGATTACGGGCGTCTATTCAATGGGCAGTACCTCCTCCATCGGCCAATGTCATACCTCGGATCTGGATATCTGGGTGTGCCATCAGGCATGGCTTGATACGGAAGAGCGCCATCGTTTACAGCAAAAATGCAGCTTGCTGGAAAAATGGGCCGCATCAATGGGGGTTGAAGTCAGCTTCTTCCTGATTGATGAGAACCGCTTCCGCCACAACGCCAGTGGCAGTTTGGGCGGTGAAGATTGCGGCTCGACCCAACATATTTTATTGCTGGATGAATTTTACCGCAGCGCGGTGCGTCTGGCGGGGAAACGTATTCTGTGGAATATGGTTCCGGTTGAAGAAGAGAATAATTACGATGATTACGTGCTGTCGCTCTATGCGCAGGGCGTACTAACGCCGAATGAGTGGCTGGATCTGGGCGGTTTAAGCACCCTGTCGGCTGAAGAGTATTTCGGTGCCAGTTTGTGGCAGCTCTATAAAAGTATCGATTCGCCCTATAAGGCGGTGTTGAAAACCCTGCTGCTGGAAGCCTACTCTTGGGAATACCCTAATTCCCAACTGTTGGCGATGGAGATCAAACAGCGCCTCCATGCCGGTGAAATTGTCGCTTTCGGCCTCGATGCTTACTGCATGATGCTCGATCGTGTTACCCGCTATCTGACCCAAATCAATGACACCACCCGGCTGAATTTGGTGCGCCGCTGCTTCTATCTGAAAGTGTGCGAAAAACTCTCCCGTACGCCAGCGAGTATAGGCTGGCGGCGTGAAATTCTTAGCCAACTGGTCAGTGAGTGGGGCTGGAGCAAGGAGAGTCTGGAAGTGCTGGATAATCGTGCCAACTGGAAGATTGAGCGGGTACGTGAAGCGCATAACGAGCTGTTAGACGCGATGATGCAGAGCTATCGTAACTTGATTCGTTTTGCTCGCCGCAACAACCTGAGTGTCAGCGCCAGCCCGCAGGATATCGGGGTGCTGACCCGTAAACTGTACGCGGCATTTGAAGCTTTGCCGGGTAAAGTGACACTGGTTAACCCGCAAATTTCACCGGACCTTTCAGAAGAGCACCTGACCTTTATCCATGTTCCAGCAGGCCGTGCGAATCGCCCCGGCTGGTACTTGTATAATCAAGCGCCCTTGATGGACACTATCGTTAGCCACCAGCCGCTGGAATATAACCGCTACCTGAACAAATTGGTCTCTTGGGCCTATTTCAACGGCCTATTGACCAGCAAGACCCGGCTGCATATTAAAAGCGCCAATTTGTGCAATACCACCAAGCTGCAAGAGTTGGTGACGGATATTTCTCACCACTTCCCGCTGCGCCTACCTGCGCCTACACCTAAGGCGCTGTATAGCCCGTGCGAGATTCGCCACTTAGCGATTATTGTCAATCTGGAACATGACCCGACAGCGGCTTTCCGCAATCAGGTGGTGCATTTTGATTTCCGTAAACTGGATGTATTCAGTTTTGGCGAGCAGCAGCAGTGCTTAGTGGGCAGTATCGACTTGCTGTACCGCAACTCGTGGAACGAAGTGCGGACCCTGCATTTTAGCGGTGAGCAGGCGGTATTAGAGGCGCTGAAAACCATTTTAGGCAAGATGCATCAGGATGCCGCTCCGCCAGAGTCAGTGGATGTGTTCTGCTACAGCCAGCATCTACGTGGCTTGATTCGTACCCGAATTCAGCAACTGGTCTCTGAGTGCATTGAGCTGCGCTTATCCAGCACTCGTCAGGAACCGGGCCGCTTCAAAGCGGTGCGAGTCTCCGGTCAGACATGGGGGCTGTTCTTCGAGCGCCTGAGTGTCTCGGTCCAAAAGTTGGAGAATGCGGTCGAATTCTACGGTGCGATCTCGAATAACAAACTGCATGGCTTGTCGATTCAGCTTGAAACCGATCAAATTCATCTGCCGCCGGCTGTCGACGGTTTTGCTAGCGAAGGGATCATTCAGTTCTTCTTCGAGGGTACCGCAGATGAAAAAGGCTTCAATATCTATATCTTGGATGAGACAAACCGCGTTGAGGTGTATCACCATTGCGAGGGCAGTAAAGAGGAGTTGGTGCGGGACGTCAGTCGATTTTATTCGTCATCCCACGACCGCTTTACTTATGGCTCCAGCTTTATCAACTTCAACCTGCCGCAGTTCTACCAAATTGTGCAGCTAGATGGCCGGACGCAAGTGATTCCGTTCCGCAGCAATACGTTATCTCACCTGTATATTGCGGATAAAGAAGCCTCCGCGCCAGCGCAGCAGTTCCAGTTACACTAA
- the wecG gene encoding lipopolysaccharide N-acetylmannosaminouronosyltransferase: MEPNTATPAQKTGIPTQETGIPKYNVRGFEIWGFRDMTQTLDHLLSSGPVKTGTLVAMNAEKLLKAEDDAALRELINEAEYLYADGISMVRAIRRKYPQAQLSRVAGADLWEALMQRAGQQGTPVFLVGGKPEILAETEAKLRSQWNVNLVGSQDGYFTPEQREALFARIAASGAAIVTVAMGSPKQEMFMRDCRKFYPDALYMGVGGTYDVFTGHVKRAPKIWQNLGLEWLYRLLAQPSRIRRQFKLLKFVGYYYSGRL; the protein is encoded by the coding sequence ATGGAACCGAATACTGCTACTCCAGCCCAAAAAACGGGCATTCCAACCCAAGAAACGGGCATCCCAAAATATAATGTCCGTGGTTTCGAGATCTGGGGCTTTCGTGACATGACCCAGACACTGGATCATCTGCTGAGCAGTGGCCCGGTGAAGACCGGCACGCTGGTGGCGATGAATGCAGAGAAACTGCTCAAAGCCGAAGACGACGCGGCGCTGCGTGAACTGATTAATGAGGCTGAATACCTGTATGCCGACGGCATCAGCATGGTGCGGGCGATTCGCCGTAAATACCCGCAAGCCCAACTCTCTCGGGTGGCGGGGGCTGACTTATGGGAAGCCTTGATGCAACGCGCGGGGCAGCAAGGGACGCCAGTCTTTTTAGTCGGGGGCAAGCCTGAGATTCTGGCTGAAACGGAAGCTAAGCTGCGGTCGCAATGGAATGTGAACTTGGTGGGTAGCCAAGATGGTTACTTCACGCCAGAGCAGCGTGAGGCGCTATTTGCGCGCATTGCTGCCAGTGGCGCGGCAATTGTCACGGTTGCCATGGGGTCGCCTAAACAGGAGATGTTTATGCGTGACTGCCGTAAATTCTACCCTGATGCGCTCTATATGGGCGTGGGCGGGACTTACGACGTCTTTACCGGGCATGTCAAACGTGCGCCGAAGATCTGGCAGAATCTGGGGCTAGAGTGGCTCTATCGCCTATTGGCGCAGCCAAGCCGCATCCGCCGTCAATTCAAACTGCTTAAATTTGTCGGTTATTATTACAGCGGCCGCTTGTAA
- the hemD gene encoding uroporphyrinogen-III synthase, producing the protein MTILVTRPSPSGEQLVSRLRALGRVAYHAPLIDFSPGDDLPKLPTLLQEMQAGDLVFALSQNAVRYANPLLKRNNLSWPAQLSYYAIGRGTALALHTASHLHVTFPPMGETSEMLLSLPDLQKLAGKKALLLRGNGGRELLGESLAQRGATVTFCECYQRSPIFYDGSEQSAHWQRAGVNILVVTSGEMLQQIYTLVPDYYRSSWLLRCHLVVVSDRLAALAAQMGWRDIQVAENADNDALIRALQELKHT; encoded by the coding sequence ATGACCATTCTGGTGACCCGTCCCTCCCCCTCCGGGGAGCAATTAGTCAGTCGCCTGCGTGCGCTGGGCCGGGTTGCCTATCATGCTCCCTTGATTGATTTCTCACCCGGTGATGACCTGCCCAAACTGCCCACCCTGTTGCAAGAGATGCAGGCGGGTGATTTGGTGTTTGCGTTATCACAGAACGCCGTACGCTATGCTAACCCGCTGTTAAAAAGAAATAACCTGTCATGGCCAGCACAGTTATCTTATTATGCTATTGGTCGTGGCACGGCGTTGGCACTGCATACCGCCAGCCATTTGCACGTCACCTTTCCGCCAATGGGTGAGACCAGCGAGATGCTGCTATCATTGCCTGATCTGCAAAAACTGGCAGGCAAAAAGGCGCTGTTATTGCGCGGTAATGGTGGGCGAGAACTGCTGGGCGAGAGCCTTGCGCAGCGAGGTGCGACTGTGACCTTCTGTGAATGTTACCAACGCAGCCCGATCTTTTATGATGGCAGTGAACAAAGTGCTCACTGGCAGCGGGCTGGCGTCAATATTCTGGTGGTGACCAGCGGCGAAATGTTACAACAGATCTATACTTTAGTTCCTGATTACTATCGTTCTTCCTGGTTGCTACGCTGCCACTTGGTGGTGGTGAGTGATCGTTTGGCTGCCTTGGCCGCCCAAATGGGTTGGCGTGATATCCAAGTGGCAGAGAATGCTGATAATGACGCGCTGATCCGCGCGCTACAAGAGCTAAAACACACCTGA
- the hemY gene encoding protoheme IX biogenesis protein HemY, which yields MLRVLLLFLILTAGIVLGPMLAGHQGYVLIQTDNYNVETSVTGLVIMLILVLVAFLIVEWILRRIFRTGARTRGWFMGRKRTRARKQTKAALIKLAEGDFKQVEKLLTRNADHAEQPMVNYLLAAEAAQQRGDEFRTNQYLERAAEVADTDQLPVDITRVRIQLAQGHIHAARHGVDRLLDQAPRHPEVLRLAEQAYLRSGAYSSLLEILPAIGKVQLHTSEEISALEQQAYIGMMNQCMAEEGSDGLKRWWKDQSRKVRNEIPLQVALAEHLIECDDHDVAQQIILDGLKRQYDERLVLLIPRLKSGNPEPLEKSLRQQIKQHGATPLLNSTLGQLMLKHGEWEKAREAFTAALVQRPDGYDYAWLADALDKLHRPEDAAQARREGLLSTLRQNGESL from the coding sequence ATGCTGCGAGTTTTACTGTTATTCCTCATTCTGACCGCCGGGATCGTCCTTGGCCCGATGTTAGCCGGCCATCAGGGTTATGTGTTGATCCAAACCGATAACTATAACGTCGAGACCAGTGTGACCGGTCTGGTCATTATGCTGATACTGGTTTTGGTCGCGTTCCTGATAGTCGAGTGGATACTGCGCCGCATTTTCCGCACCGGTGCTCGCACCCGTGGCTGGTTTATGGGTCGCAAACGTACCCGCGCCCGTAAGCAAACTAAGGCGGCGTTGATCAAGCTGGCTGAAGGTGATTTCAAGCAGGTGGAGAAGTTGCTTACCCGTAACGCCGATCACGCGGAGCAACCGATGGTGAACTATCTGCTGGCGGCGGAAGCGGCCCAGCAGCGCGGTGATGAGTTCCGTACCAATCAATATCTGGAGCGGGCGGCAGAAGTGGCCGATACCGATCAACTGCCGGTGGATATTACCCGCGTGCGCATTCAACTGGCGCAGGGCCACATCCATGCGGCGCGCCATGGCGTCGATCGTCTGCTGGATCAAGCACCGCGCCACCCGGAAGTCCTGCGTTTGGCGGAGCAAGCTTATCTGCGCTCTGGCGCTTACAGCTCATTGCTGGAAATTTTACCGGCGATTGGCAAGGTTCAGCTTCATACGTCAGAGGAGATCTCCGCGCTGGAACAGCAAGCTTACATTGGTATGATGAATCAATGTATGGCGGAAGAGGGCAGCGATGGCCTGAAACGCTGGTGGAAAGATCAGAGCCGCAAAGTGCGCAACGAGATCCCGCTGCAAGTGGCATTAGCCGAGCATCTGATTGAGTGTGATGATCATGATGTCGCTCAGCAGATCATTCTGGATGGCCTGAAGCGTCAGTATGATGAGCGTTTGGTGCTGTTGATCCCGCGTCTGAAGTCAGGTAATCCCGAGCCGCTGGAGAAGTCATTGCGCCAGCAAATCAAGCAGCATGGTGCGACACCGCTGCTTAATAGCACGTTGGGTCAGTTGATGCTGAAACACGGTGAGTGGGAGAAAGCCCGCGAAGCCTTTACCGCTGCCCTTGTACAGCGCCCAGACGGGTATGATTATGCTTGGTTGGCGGATGCCTTGGATAAACTGCATCGCCCTGAGGATGCCGCACAAGCCCGCCGTGAGGGGTTGCTATCGACCCTACGGCAGAATGGGGAATCGCTCTAA
- the cyaY gene encoding iron donor protein CyaY, giving the protein MNDSEFHQLADQLMLCIEETLDAFGGESDIDYETNGGVMTLTFENGSKIVINRQEPLHQVWLATKAGGYHFDYREGHWYCSRSGAEFFAKLSEAATTQAGEEVSFGE; this is encoded by the coding sequence ATGAACGATAGCGAGTTTCATCAGTTAGCTGATCAATTGATGCTTTGCATTGAAGAAACACTGGATGCTTTTGGCGGCGAGAGCGATATCGATTATGAAACCAATGGCGGGGTGATGACCCTGACATTCGAGAATGGCAGCAAGATTGTGATTAACCGCCAAGAGCCATTGCATCAAGTCTGGCTGGCCACCAAAGCAGGCGGTTACCATTTTGATTACCGCGAAGGCCACTGGTACTGCTCGCGCAGCGGCGCAGAGTTTTTTGCCAAATTATCTGAAGCCGCCACCACTCAAGCGGGTGAAGAAGTGAGCTTTGGCGAGTAG
- the thrP gene encoding bifunctional threonine/serine APC transporter ThrP: MADNEEKKGLHRGLEARHIELIALGGTIGVGLFMGSASTLKWAGPSVLLAYIVAGLFVFFIMRAMGEMLYLEPVAGSFAVYAHKYLSPYFGYLTAWGYWFMWIAVGISEITAIGVYVQFWFPEIPQWLPAIMGVAIVALANLAAVRLYGELEFWFAMIKVTTIIVMILVGLGVIFFGFGNHGQPIGFDNLTAHGGFFAGGWKGFMFALCIVVASYQGVELVGITAGEARNPQVTLKRAINNILWRILIFYVGAIFVIVTIFPWNGIGTEGSPFVLTFAKIGIVAAAGIINFVVLTAALSGCNSGMYSGGRMLYALAKNRQLPACLTKLSASGVPVYCIAVTILCLLVGSSLNYIIPNPQQVFVYVYSASVLPGMVPWFVVLVSQLRFRQVHKEALKQHPFKSIMFPYVNYLTIAFLICVLVGMGINPETRLSLLAGASFLGLVSACYFGLRMHKQNVVELSPK; the protein is encoded by the coding sequence ATGGCAGATAACGAAGAGAAAAAAGGATTACACCGTGGGCTGGAAGCCCGGCATATCGAACTGATAGCGCTAGGTGGGACAATTGGCGTCGGGCTGTTTATGGGGTCAGCCAGTACCTTGAAATGGGCCGGGCCATCCGTGTTGCTGGCCTACATTGTTGCCGGCTTATTTGTGTTCTTTATCATGCGTGCGATGGGCGAAATGCTCTATCTGGAGCCGGTTGCAGGCTCTTTCGCCGTGTATGCGCATAAGTATCTTAGCCCCTATTTTGGCTATCTGACCGCTTGGGGCTATTGGTTTATGTGGATAGCAGTGGGGATATCCGAAATTACTGCTATTGGCGTCTACGTACAGTTTTGGTTCCCCGAAATTCCCCAATGGCTGCCGGCTATCATGGGGGTTGCTATCGTGGCACTGGCTAATCTGGCGGCGGTCAGATTATATGGCGAGTTAGAGTTCTGGTTTGCGATGATCAAGGTCACGACCATTATCGTGATGATTCTGGTGGGGCTAGGGGTGATCTTCTTTGGTTTTGGCAATCACGGCCAACCCATTGGCTTTGATAACCTGACGGCCCACGGTGGCTTCTTTGCGGGCGGCTGGAAAGGCTTCATGTTCGCGCTCTGTATTGTGGTGGCATCCTACCAAGGCGTTGAACTGGTGGGGATTACTGCCGGTGAAGCCCGAAATCCGCAAGTCACCTTAAAGCGCGCCATCAATAACATCTTATGGCGCATTCTGATTTTCTATGTCGGCGCGATATTTGTCATTGTCACTATCTTCCCGTGGAATGGTATCGGCACGGAAGGCAGCCCCTTTGTGCTGACCTTTGCCAAAATAGGGATAGTGGCTGCCGCTGGGATTATCAACTTCGTGGTACTGACCGCTGCGCTGTCCGGCTGTAATAGCGGCATGTACAGTGGTGGGCGCATGTTGTATGCCTTGGCGAAAAACCGCCAGTTACCCGCTTGCCTAACGAAACTCTCTGCCAGTGGTGTTCCGGTCTACTGTATTGCGGTCACTATTCTGTGCCTGTTGGTGGGATCTAGCCTCAATTACATCATTCCCAACCCGCAGCAGGTATTTGTTTACGTTTACAGTGCCAGTGTATTGCCGGGCATGGTGCCGTGGTTTGTGGTGCTGGTGAGCCAGCTACGTTTCCGGCAGGTACATAAAGAGGCATTAAAACAGCATCCGTTTAAATCCATCATGTTCCCGTACGTCAACTACCTCACGATCGCCTTTTTGATTTGTGTGCTGGTCGGGATGGGCATTAACCCGGAAACCCGTTTATCTCTGTTGGCGGGAGCGAGCTTCCTTGGATTAGTCTCGGCGTGCTACTTCGGTTTAAGAATGCATAAACAGAATGTCGTCGAGCTATCCCCAAAGTAA
- the hemC gene encoding hydroxymethylbilane synthase, translating to MLDKIIRIATRQSPLALWQAHYVQHLLQANHPGLQVELVPMVTRGDIILDTPLAKVGGKGLFVKELELALLDGRADIAVHSMKDVPIAFPEGLGLVTICERDDPRDAFVSSHYAHLDDLPAGSIVGTSSLRRQCQLRERRPDLIIRDLRGNVGTRLAKLDNGDYHAIILAVAGLKRLGLETRIRYAMPAEESLPAVGQGAVGIECRLDDDVTRQLLAPLNHRDTELRVCAERAMNTRLEGGCQVPIGSYAELAGGELWLRALVGAPDGSEIIRGERRGPAENAEQMGIELADELLSRGAREILAAVYQDNPPL from the coding sequence ATGTTAGACAAAATTATTCGAATTGCCACGCGACAAAGCCCGCTCGCCTTATGGCAAGCACATTATGTTCAACATTTACTGCAAGCCAATCACCCCGGCCTGCAAGTTGAGTTGGTCCCGATGGTCACTCGCGGGGATATCATTCTGGATACGCCACTGGCAAAAGTGGGTGGTAAGGGCTTGTTCGTCAAAGAGTTAGAGTTGGCGTTACTGGATGGGCGAGCGGATATTGCTGTGCACTCGATGAAAGATGTGCCGATCGCTTTCCCTGAAGGCTTGGGTCTGGTCACCATTTGTGAGCGTGATGATCCCCGTGATGCATTCGTTTCATCACATTACGCCCATCTGGATGATCTACCGGCTGGCAGTATCGTCGGCACTTCTAGCCTGCGCCGTCAGTGCCAATTGCGTGAGCGCCGCCCCGACCTGATTATCCGCGATCTGCGGGGTAACGTCGGCACCCGCCTCGCTAAGCTGGATAACGGCGATTACCACGCGATTATTCTGGCTGTCGCGGGCCTTAAGCGCCTCGGGCTGGAAACACGGATTCGCTATGCCATGCCCGCCGAAGAGTCCTTACCCGCCGTGGGTCAGGGGGCCGTGGGTATCGAGTGCCGTCTGGATGATGATGTGACCCGCCAACTGTTAGCGCCACTGAATCATCGCGACACTGAATTACGCGTCTGCGCAGAACGTGCCATGAATACCCGTCTTGAGGGAGGGTGTCAGGTGCCGATTGGCAGTTATGCCGAATTGGCCGGCGGCGAGCTGTGGCTTCGTGCCTTAGTGGGCGCGCCAGATGGCAGTGAAATCATTCGCGGTGAACGCCGTGGCCCGGCTGAGAATGCCGAGCAGATGGGGATTGAGCTGGCCGATGAGCTGCTCTCACGGGGCGCGCGAGAAATACTGGCCGCTGTTTATCAGGATAACCCGCCGCTATGA